A stretch of DNA from Acidobacteriota bacterium:
AGTTTTACAGCGTGACGCTATCAGGAAATGTCGGAAGGATTGTTGTTCGCCATTGGATGCAGATGCCTTTGGATTCAGCCATTGCCAACTTGCGCCAGTGGTTCGCCGATTTGCAGATCGAAGTTTTCAGCCCTTTTTTGTTCAGCGATAAAATTCCGCCGCTCGCGCTTTTTCGATTGGCTTGTACGACAGTGCGCGACGCAAAAGATTTACAAGCCGACATCCCAGCCCAACTTTACCGCTGTGCATTGGATGGCACGGCTCCGCCCCTAAGCTTGCTTCGCCCCATTTTGAATCGTTTGACGGCTGACCTTTGTAAGTTCGGTCCGGGCATTCTTGAAACGCCCATTGCCAGTAAAACATTCAAAGAAATTACCGATTCTAAGACACCTATCCCGCCCCCAGGGCAGTCGCGGATGGCTTTAATCAGATTGATTCTCAATCGCAACAACCAAGATAGAAAGGATAGTGACCCAATGATCGAACCACAGGTTTTTGAAACGAAGGATGAAGCCTACAACTGCGGGCGCTTGCTTGCGTTGTTCGACGACTTGCAGATGCGCGCGCATGACTACCAACTGGAAGGCGCGGGCGTCGTTGAACGCTATTACGGCGCGGCGTCATCTGCGCCAAATAGCGCGTTCGGCATTCTTTGGCGCTTGCATCAGCATCATCTGAAGAAAGTCTCGCGGCAGGGCGACAAAGGCCGTGCCGCCGCCGAGGCTATCAAACGAAAGATCGCCGAAATCGCGGCGCTCTTTCCGCAACCTGCGCCGCTGCAACCGCCACAATTTCCGCGCACATTCAGCCTGCAGCAGCAGGGGCGTTTCGCGCTCGGCTTTTATCAGCAGAAAGCCGCCGATGATGCTGCGCGACGTACCCATCAGGCGAAACAAGGCGATGCGCAACCAAACAAAACTCCTGAAACAACACCTTAGTGGCTTTGCCACCCGACGTGCAGAAAGGCTCCGCCTTTCTGTTGGTGAGTAAAGAAAGTGGGCTACGCCCGACCTGTCAGGGCGCAGCCCAAAGAGAAGAATTCAGCTACCGGAAAGGCAGAGCCTTTCCGCACAACACTGCGGCAAAGCCGCCAAACAATTGCCAGTGAATTCAAAAGGAGAATTACTTATGAGCACGATTTTGACCAACCGCCACGATTTTCTTTTGTTGTTCGAAGTGACGAACGGGAATCCGAATGGCGATCCCGACGCGGGCAATATGCCGCGCCTCGATCCAAACACGAACCGCGGCATCGTTTCCGATGTTTGCCTTAAACGCAAAGTTCGCAACTTCATCGCGGAATTCGCCCCCGCGCGCAATGGCAATGGCTACGGCATCTTTATTCAAAGTGGCCCGGCACTCGAACGCACGATCAATGAAGCCGTAGATAAAAACAACAAAAGCGCCGAGGCCGCTGTGAAGTGGCTGTGCCGTGAGTTTTACGACATTCGCACATTCGGGGGTGTGCTGAGTGTGGGAAATGAAGTGATGAAAGGATCGGCTTACGGCCAGCTGCGCGGCCCTGTGCAATTCACTTTCGGCCAATCATTTCATCCAATCACGCCTCTCGAAATTTCAATCACACGCTGTGTGCAAACCACGATCAAGGAAGAAGACAAAGAACGCACGATGGGCAACAAACATATCGTTCCATACGCGCTCTATGCCGCGAAAGGGTATGTCTCGCCTGCCTTTGCCGAGCGCACCGGTTTTACGCAAGGCGATTTGAATCTGTTGTTTGAAGCCTTGCTGCACATGTTCGAACACGACCGTTCGGCGGCGCGGGGGGAGATGGTGGTGCGCGGCTTGTATGACTTTGAACACATCGGCACACAAGGCGAAACCAATGCCGAACAGAACAAACGTGAAGCCCGGCTCGGCTGCGCCCACGCGCATAAGTTGTTTGAAGGCATCAAAGTTGGGTTGAAACCAGGCCGCGAGTTCCCACAATCCTTCGATGATTACGAGGTAGTTTGCGGATGGTCTGATGGAAATCTGCCGAAAGGCGTGAAGCTGAATAAGCTCAGCGAAGGATAAACGTATGCTGGAAATTACTGACCTGTTTATTTCTGAACACGCGATCAAACGGTTTCAGCAATACATTGCGCCGATGAATGAAATGCTGGCGCGTTTCTTTATCGGCGCAGGCATACAGCAGGCGCTCAATCGAAAGTTGATTCCTGCCAATGCCGAACACGCTGTAACTTGGCGGATTCGCACAAAACGTCCGTTCCCGTTTGAGTTTCGTGCGTTCTGCGTCTTCGATTTGGAAAAACAATGCTGGGTGGTCAAAACCATTGTTCGAGGTGACAGTTGTGTGAAGCGGCAGCAGAAGCGGCGGCGCAATAGACGCCAGGAGCAACCCTTATGAACGTCGTAGATGACGGGCTGGAGCCGGTTTCAATTTCGGCGCTGAATCAATTCGTCTTTTGCCCGCGGCGCTGCGCATTGATGCACGTCGAAGGCATCTGGCAGGACAACCAGCACACCGTCGTCGGTTCCCTGCTCCACGAACATGCGGACGCGCCGGGGTATGAAACCGGCGAAGGCGTCACCGTATTGCGCGCGTTGCCATTGCATTCGGCTCGGCATGGATTGGCGGGCAAAGCCGATATTGTCGAATTGTGCGACGGCGTTCCGGCTCCGGTGGAATACAAAAAAGGCAAACGGCGGCGGTTCGACAACGACGATATTCAGTTGTGCGCGCAAGGCTTCTGTCTGGAAGAAATGTTTGCCTGCGAAGTGCCCGTCGGATTCATTTACCACGCCGCCAGCAAACGGCGGCGCGAAGTGATTTTCGATTGGCAGTTGCGGCAGGAAACCGAGCGCACAATCCAGGCCGTGCGGGAATTGCTGGCTTCGGCAAAGATTCCGCCAGCCGAATTGAAACCGCGTTGCGACGGGTGCAGTTTGCGCGGCGTGTGTTTGCCGGAACTGACTTCAGTGAAGGCTGGCGAAGACAGTTACCGGCAACAGCTTTGGGCGGCATAAGAAAGTATGTAGTCCCGCCTTCAGGCCAATGGCTAAGTTAAGCAACTATGGCTTAAAGCCCTGAAAGGGCGGCATTGAGTAGCACAGGGCAACGCCCTGTGTGACAGCAGATCAGAAGTTCAAGCCCTGAAAGGGCGCAATCATCTCCCCAATTACGCCCTTTCAGGGCTTGGGAAATTTTACGGTACGTCACCAGTGGCGTTGCTACTGGCTATTAAATCACGCCCTTTCAGGGCTTTTCAGGCTTAACTTAACGTCATTGGCCTTCAGGCGGAACGGCCCTGACCGCCGAAACCTTCCGACTGAAGGCGGGACTACGAACTCTTTTCAGAGAGGGAGCATGGAAATCAAACAGAACACTTTGTACCTGACCACGGAAGGCAGCTACGTTTCGCGCGACCATCTGACGTTGCGCGTGGAAATCGAAAAGCAGACGCGGTTGGCCGTTCCGATTCATCATCTGGAATCGGTGTGCGTGTTTGGCAACCGCATTCAACTCAGCCCGCACGCATTGCAATTGTGTTGGGAACACGGCGTTGCGGTAAATTATCTGAGCGAAACCGGATATTTACTGGGACGTTGGGAAGCCGTCCCCAACACCAGCGTAATGTTGCGGCGCGCGCAATACCGGGCAGCGGATGATTTGCCGAAAGCCGCCTCTATCGCCCGGCAATGTGTTGCCGGAAAGCTGCAAAATTCGCGGCAAAGTTTGTTGCGTTCCGCGCGCGAAACCGCAACCGCCGACGAACGGGAACGGTTGCAATCGGCGGCAGAAGAAATCGCCGTCTTACTTCGGCGGTTGGAGCGGATGGATTTCGAGCCGGAAGATTCCAACGCCGAAATTTGCAATCCACAATCGGCATTCCGTAATCGAATGGACAGCATTCGCGGATACGAAGGCCAGGGCGCAAATCTGTATTTCGAAGTGTTCGAGTTGCATTTGAAACAACAGCGTGAAGATTTTGCGTTCGCCAAACGTTCGCGCCGCCCGCCGCTGGACGCCATGAACTGTTTGCTGTCTTATCTGTACGCGTTGTTGCGACACGATTGCATCGCAGCGTTGACGTGCACGGGGTTGGACCCGTTTGTCGGATATTTGCATGTCGAACGTCCGAATCGCCCGGCATTGGCCTTGGACCTGATGGAAGAATTCCGCCCCTGGATGGCCGACCGATTGGCCATCACGTTGATCAATCGCAAACAGGTGACGGTGGACGATTTCGAATTTCGCGAAGGCGGCGCGGTCGAATTCACCAAAGCGGGACGAAAAGCGGTTATCGCGGCCTATCAAACTCGCAAACAAGACATATTGACGCATCCGTTATTGAACCAGGAATTTCGCGTCGGGCAATTGATGCTGGTACAGGCGCGAATTCTGGCCCGGCATTTACGCGGCGATTTGGCGGAGTATTTGCCCTTCGTGCCGCGCTGATAAACCACACGGCGATTTGAAAAAGATGTTGGTGCTGATTACCTACGACGTATCCACTGTGACCAAGGCCGGCGCCAGACGGTTGCGCCGCATCGCGCGGGCTTGCCTGGATTACGGACAGCGCGTTCAGAACTCTGTGTTTGAATGTCGCGTAGATCAAAAAAACTGGGTCTTGTTGCGCGATCGTTTGCTCAGTGAAATGGACCCCAAACAAGATTCGTTGCGGTTTTATTTCCTGGAATCAGACACCGTCATTGAACATTTCGGCACGAAAGCAATCACCGATCTGGAATCGCCCCTGATCTTTTGATTGGCAACTTTATTCGGAAAGGAGGATTTCCCGATGGCGCGAACCACAAACAACGGCAATATCCCGGCAGATTCGCGGGCATTGCAACTGGTTGATTTTTCGATGGGTGCGGCGCTGCCCCACATTCGATTTGGGACGCAATGTTTTCGTTCTGCAGTCGTTCGCGTTTTAGCCGGTTCAAGCTCAAGCAAGATTTGGGCTTATCTTCCCGGCAATTCGCCTCGCCCCTGAGGTGAGGCGTGGATTGAAACATTGCCATGGTTGGCGTTGTTGGCCATTCGCCGAGTTCGCCTCGCCCCTGAGGTGAGGCGTGGATTGAAACCATCGGCAAGCTTGCCGTTTGGATTCTTCTTTTGTTCGCCTCGCCCCTGAGGTGAGGCGTGGATTGAAACTTCTCCTTAGCATTCAATGTCGAAATCGTCATCGTGTTCGCCTCGCCCCTGAGGTGAGGCGTGGATTGAAACCAATGTCACGCTTGCCAAGCAACT
This window harbors:
- the cas7c gene encoding type I-C CRISPR-associated protein Cas7/Csd2; the protein is MSTILTNRHDFLLLFEVTNGNPNGDPDAGNMPRLDPNTNRGIVSDVCLKRKVRNFIAEFAPARNGNGYGIFIQSGPALERTINEAVDKNNKSAEAAVKWLCREFYDIRTFGGVLSVGNEVMKGSAYGQLRGPVQFTFGQSFHPITPLEISITRCVQTTIKEEDKERTMGNKHIVPYALYAAKGYVSPAFAERTGFTQGDLNLLFEALLHMFEHDRSAARGEMVVRGLYDFEHIGTQGETNAEQNKREARLGCAHAHKLFEGIKVGLKPGREFPQSFDDYEVVCGWSDGNLPKGVKLNKLSEG
- the cas4 gene encoding CRISPR-associated protein Cas4: MNVVDDGLEPVSISALNQFVFCPRRCALMHVEGIWQDNQHTVVGSLLHEHADAPGYETGEGVTVLRALPLHSARHGLAGKADIVELCDGVPAPVEYKKGKRRRFDNDDIQLCAQGFCLEEMFACEVPVGFIYHAASKRRREVIFDWQLRQETERTIQAVRELLASAKIPPAELKPRCDGCSLRGVCLPELTSVKAGEDSYRQQLWAA
- the cas1c gene encoding type I-C CRISPR-associated endonuclease Cas1, yielding MEIKQNTLYLTTEGSYVSRDHLTLRVEIEKQTRLAVPIHHLESVCVFGNRIQLSPHALQLCWEHGVAVNYLSETGYLLGRWEAVPNTSVMLRRAQYRAADDLPKAASIARQCVAGKLQNSRQSLLRSARETATADERERLQSAAEEIAVLLRRLERMDFEPEDSNAEICNPQSAFRNRMDSIRGYEGQGANLYFEVFELHLKQQREDFAFAKRSRRPPLDAMNCLLSYLYALLRHDCIAALTCTGLDPFVGYLHVERPNRPALALDLMEEFRPWMADRLAITLINRKQVTVDDFEFREGGAVEFTKAGRKAVIAAYQTRKQDILTHPLLNQEFRVGQLMLVQARILARHLRGDLAEYLPFVPR
- the cas2 gene encoding CRISPR-associated endonuclease Cas2 is translated as MLVLITYDVSTVTKAGARRLRRIARACLDYGQRVQNSVFECRVDQKNWVLLRDRLLSEMDPKQDSLRFYFLESDTVIEHFGTKAITDLESPLIF